The following are encoded in a window of Kineococcus endophyticus genomic DNA:
- a CDS encoding DUF3616 domain-containing protein yields MDRQPERRVPLHFDDASKAGATHVNLSAVRSDGPFLWVAGDETATVERLTARTVDGSVTGYGEQVSVALADLVGLPGPPHEEADVEGLARNGNWLWAIGSHSLKRKRIRPADGDAKARKRLGKVVREANRYVLVRLPVDPSTGLPARRVEVDGEVLTAAVLGAHDDDLTVHLRDDDLVGPFLSIPSKDNGLDVEGVAVHHSPGGTRLYVGLRGPVLRGWAVVLEVRPVTHRKDPHRLMLGEFEDGSTYRTHLLDLRGLGVRDLCPDGDDLLVLTGPSMGLSGPVRVHRWAGACTVETADVVRADELPVVLDLPHGQGEDHPEGLALLPGGRELLVVLDSPAPARHTADGGMLVDVWRLPS; encoded by the coding sequence GTGGACAGACAGCCTGAGCGCCGCGTACCGCTGCACTTCGACGATGCGTCCAAGGCCGGCGCGACGCACGTCAACCTGTCAGCCGTCCGCTCGGACGGCCCCTTCCTGTGGGTCGCCGGCGACGAGACCGCCACGGTCGAGCGCCTCACCGCCCGGACCGTCGACGGTTCCGTGACGGGGTACGGCGAGCAGGTCTCCGTGGCGCTGGCCGACCTGGTGGGCCTGCCGGGCCCCCCGCACGAGGAAGCCGACGTGGAGGGGCTGGCGCGCAACGGGAACTGGCTGTGGGCCATCGGGTCGCACAGTCTCAAGCGCAAGCGCATCCGCCCCGCCGACGGCGACGCGAAGGCGCGCAAGCGGCTGGGCAAGGTGGTCCGCGAGGCCAACCGCTACGTCCTCGTCCGGCTGCCCGTCGACCCGTCGACCGGGCTGCCGGCGCGGCGGGTCGAGGTCGACGGCGAGGTGCTGACGGCCGCGGTCCTCGGTGCCCACGACGACGACCTGACGGTGCACCTGCGCGACGACGACCTCGTCGGCCCCTTCCTGTCCATCCCGTCCAAGGACAACGGCCTGGACGTCGAGGGCGTCGCCGTCCACCACTCACCCGGCGGGACGCGGCTGTACGTGGGGCTGCGGGGTCCGGTCCTGCGCGGCTGGGCCGTCGTGCTCGAGGTGCGCCCGGTGACGCACCGCAAGGACCCGCACCGGCTGATGCTGGGGGAGTTCGAGGACGGCTCGACGTACCGGACGCACCTGCTGGACCTGCGCGGGCTCGGCGTCCGCGACCTGTGCCCCGACGGGGACGACCTGCTCGTGCTGACCGGCCCCTCGATGGGGCTGTCCGGCCCCGTCCGCGTCCACCGCTGGGCGGGCGCCTGCACCGTCGAGACCGCCGACGTCGTGCGGGCCGACGAGCTGCCCGTCGTCCTCGACCTGCCGCACGGGCAGGGCGAGGACCACCCGGAAGGGTTGGCCCTGCTGCCCGGTGGCCGGGAGCTGCTCGTCGTCCTCGACTCCCCCGCGCCCGCCCGGCACACCGCCGACGGCGGGATGCTCGTGGACGTGTGGCGGTTGCCGTCGTAA
- a CDS encoding TetR/AcrR family transcriptional regulator, which yields MSTGDDAVVGAGRAPRAARTTRRYEPDRRLRILEVTLDVVAEHGVAGTTHRKVAAAADVPLGAMTYYFTGLADLFSSAFTLLAQRWGDAFEAAMAAVPDGVDPRDAVADAVLVGLADDADADAVTGSRRQAVLAYELYALAARDSAVREVTQTWMERTRAALRRHFDPDDARVLDALIEGLSIHAVLSTEPLDRERFRADIARLAPPPLAPPAHP from the coding sequence GTGAGCACCGGGGACGACGCCGTCGTCGGCGCGGGTCGTGCGCCGCGTGCAGCCCGGACGACCCGGCGCTACGAACCCGACCGCCGCCTGCGGATCCTCGAGGTCACCCTCGACGTCGTCGCCGAGCACGGTGTCGCCGGCACCACCCACCGCAAGGTCGCGGCCGCGGCCGACGTGCCCCTGGGAGCGATGACGTACTACTTCACCGGGCTCGCGGACCTGTTCTCCTCGGCCTTCACGCTGCTCGCGCAGCGGTGGGGCGACGCCTTCGAGGCGGCGATGGCCGCCGTCCCCGACGGCGTCGACCCGCGTGACGCCGTGGCGGACGCGGTCCTGGTGGGCCTGGCCGACGACGCCGACGCCGACGCCGTGACGGGGTCACGACGTCAAGCGGTCCTGGCCTACGAGTTGTACGCCCTCGCCGCCCGCGACTCCGCGGTCCGCGAGGTCACGCAGACCTGGATGGAGCGCACCCGCGCCGCACTGCGACGGCACTTCGACCCCGACGACGCGAGGGTGCTCGACGCGCTCATCGAGGGCCTGAGCATCCACGCGGTCCTGTCCACGGAACCCTTGGACCGTGAGCGGTTCCGCGCCGACATCGCCCGGCTCGCCCCGCCACCGCTCGCTCCCCCTGCTCATCCCTGA
- a CDS encoding sensor histidine kinase yields MTTPHAATPGGPPALTASQVQHQTTPRRLLRAHPWTAHVLVVTLVLLVGAVTALAVSEAVRGATSLGLFSPGSPLGERYVTTWLAGTVAGALALVGRNRWPLAVTGVVTLLAVLSLALGQVLGVLGFCLAWALHAVAARRSARTAWAVGAAVLVVVSVAVLRWQVIGLAEVLLWSDELPPVDGAPFQRLSEPDPSTGRRTWTLFLLLALLVLGGVSGAGAQARRLHAHDLAERYAAMARERDASAALARSAERARIAREMHDIVAHSVSVMVALSDGAASALDRAPDASRRALAELSATGRDALADMRSVLGSLQPAEIEGKAPGVPTGPTETDLHGVVDRFRTAGLPLTTSGLDVPLPADTVLRLAVVRIVTEALTNVLRHAPGTPSVLLVLRRDDTTLEVEVVDAGGVRAGDGGGTHLGLVGMRERAALLGGEVQAGPGDEGGWRLHVVLPTDGGDRS; encoded by the coding sequence GTGACGACACCGCACGCCGCCACCCCCGGGGGTCCCCCCGCCCTCACCGCGTCGCAGGTGCAGCACCAGACGACACCGCGCCGGCTGCTCCGGGCCCACCCGTGGACCGCGCACGTGCTCGTCGTCACGCTCGTGCTGCTCGTCGGGGCGGTCACCGCCCTCGCGGTGTCGGAGGCCGTGCGGGGCGCCACGAGCCTGGGGTTGTTCTCGCCGGGGTCCCCCCTCGGCGAGCGCTACGTGACGACCTGGCTGGCGGGGACGGTGGCGGGGGCGCTCGCGCTCGTCGGCCGGAACCGGTGGCCGCTGGCCGTCACCGGGGTGGTGACCCTCCTCGCCGTCCTGTCGCTGGCGCTGGGCCAGGTGCTGGGGGTGCTGGGGTTCTGCCTGGCCTGGGCGCTGCACGCCGTCGCCGCCCGGCGCAGCGCCCGCACCGCGTGGGCCGTCGGCGCCGCGGTCCTCGTCGTGGTGTCGGTCGCCGTGCTGCGCTGGCAGGTCATCGGTCTGGCCGAGGTCCTGCTGTGGAGCGACGAACTCCCTCCGGTCGACGGTGCCCCCTTCCAGCGGCTCAGCGAACCGGACCCCTCGACGGGGCGCCGCACGTGGACGCTGTTCCTGCTGCTCGCCCTCCTCGTGCTGGGCGGGGTCTCGGGCGCGGGGGCGCAGGCCCGCCGGTTGCACGCCCACGACCTCGCCGAGCGGTACGCGGCGATGGCCCGCGAACGCGACGCGAGCGCGGCCCTCGCGCGGTCGGCCGAACGGGCCCGGATCGCGCGGGAGATGCACGACATCGTGGCGCACAGCGTCTCGGTGATGGTGGCGCTGTCGGACGGTGCGGCCTCGGCGCTCGACCGCGCTCCGGACGCCTCCCGGCGGGCGCTCGCGGAACTGTCCGCGACGGGCCGGGACGCCCTGGCCGACATGCGCAGCGTGCTGGGTTCGCTGCAGCCAGCGGAAATCGAGGGCAAGGCGCCGGGGGTCCCCACGGGGCCCACCGAGACGGACCTGCACGGCGTCGTCGACCGGTTCCGGACCGCGGGGTTGCCGCTGACCACCAGCGGTCTGGACGTTCCGCTGCCCGCGGACACCGTCCTCCGCCTGGCCGTCGTGCGGATCGTGACGGAGGCGCTCACCAACGTGCTGCGGCACGCCCCGGGAACTCCCTCCGTCCTGCTGGTGCTGCGGCGCGACGACACCACCCTGGAGGTCGAGGTCGTGGACGCCGGGGGCGTCCGGGCGGGCGACGGCGGCGGGACCCACCTCGGGCTCGTCGGGATGCGGGAACGCGCGGCCCTCCTCGGTGGCGAGGTCCAGGCCGGTCCCGGCGACGAGGGCGGCTGGCGGCTCCACGTCGTCCTGCCGACCGACGGAGGGGACCGTTCGTGA
- a CDS encoding ABC transporter permease subunit, with the protein MSAAVGSPTPRTVVAGSGPSFARVVRAEWTKLLGLRSTHVVVVATVGLVGFLTHLSASASSGDPGFVPTRGLADVLPLAFLGVLVLGVLVGTGEYSTGTFRTTFAAVPRRVPVLLAQAVVTAAVALWTGVLSVAAAVLGILPAAASRAMTPDLAAAGVPALLLGSVVFLVGAGLLGLAVGALLRRPVPALVAAVVLLLVAPVVLSFAAEAGNDPMAVYDPENPPAATAAVNTVESFTPVGAGAALTNPGGGGLDGAPDLGAGGSALVLAAWVAVPLTVAAFRLRRRDLV; encoded by the coding sequence GTGAGCGCCGCGGTCGGTTCGCCGACGCCCCGGACGGTCGTGGCGGGTTCCGGCCCGTCCTTCGCGCGGGTCGTCCGCGCGGAGTGGACGAAACTCCTGGGCCTGCGCTCCACCCACGTCGTCGTCGTGGCGACCGTCGGGCTGGTGGGGTTCCTCACGCACCTGTCCGCCAGCGCCTCCTCCGGCGACCCGGGGTTCGTCCCGACGCGGGGCCTCGCGGACGTGCTGCCGCTGGCCTTCCTCGGGGTCCTCGTCCTGGGGGTGCTCGTGGGGACCGGCGAGTACAGCACGGGAACCTTCCGGACGACGTTCGCCGCCGTGCCGCGGCGCGTTCCCGTCCTGCTCGCCCAGGCCGTCGTGACGGCCGCCGTGGCCCTGTGGACCGGCGTCCTGAGCGTCGCCGCGGCCGTGCTGGGGATCCTGCCCGCCGCCGCCTCGCGCGCGATGACCCCCGACCTCGCGGCGGCCGGCGTGCCCGCGCTGCTGCTCGGTTCGGTCGTCTTCCTCGTCGGGGCCGGGCTGCTGGGCCTGGCGGTCGGCGCGCTGCTGCGCCGCCCGGTCCCCGCCCTCGTGGCGGCCGTCGTGCTGCTCCTCGTGGCCCCCGTGGTGCTCTCGTTCGCGGCCGAGGCCGGCAACGACCCGATGGCGGTGTACGACCCGGAGAACCCGCCCGCGGCGACCGCGGCCGTGAACACGGTGGAGAGCTTCACCCCCGTCGGTGCGGGGGCGGCGTTGACGAACCCCGGTGGCGGTGGGCTCGACGGGGCCCCCGACCTCGGGGCGGGCGGTTCCGCCCTGGTCCTGGCCGCCTGGGTGGCGGTGCCGCTGACCGTCGCCGCGTTCCGGTTGCGTCGTCGTGACCTCGTCTGA
- a CDS encoding response regulator transcription factor: MIRLLVAEDMHIVRSALVALLDSEDDLEVVASVARGDQVLDALASTAVDVAVLDLEMPGGDGVSVATRIRREVPGTKVVILTALGRPAAVRGALAAGVDGFVLKNAPVEELVDGIRRVAAGGRVLHPELAAAAVQRGDSPLTPRESEVLGLVAEGCTVREAAHRLSLSEGTVRNYLSVVADKLHARSRTDAVNIAQGNGWI; encoded by the coding sequence GTGATCCGTCTGCTGGTCGCCGAGGACATGCACATCGTGCGGTCCGCGCTCGTCGCGCTGCTCGACAGCGAGGACGACCTGGAGGTCGTCGCGTCCGTCGCCCGCGGCGACCAGGTGCTCGACGCCCTCGCGTCGACGGCCGTCGACGTCGCCGTCCTGGACCTGGAGATGCCCGGCGGTGACGGGGTGTCGGTGGCCACCCGGATCCGGCGCGAGGTGCCCGGCACGAAGGTCGTCATCCTCACGGCCCTGGGTCGCCCCGCGGCCGTGCGTGGCGCGCTCGCCGCCGGGGTCGACGGGTTCGTGCTGAAGAACGCTCCGGTCGAGGAACTCGTCGACGGGATCCGCCGGGTGGCGGCCGGGGGTCGTGTCCTGCACCCCGAACTCGCCGCGGCCGCCGTGCAACGGGGGGACTCGCCGCTGACCCCGCGCGAGTCCGAGGTGCTGGGCCTGGTGGCCGAGGGGTGCACGGTGCGCGAGGCGGCGCACCGGTTGTCCCTGTCCGAGGGGACGGTCCGCAACTACCTCTCGGTGGTCGCCGACAAGCTGCACGCGCGCAGCCGCACGGACGCCGTGAACATCGCGCAGGGGAACGGCTGGATCTGA
- a CDS encoding response regulator codes for MTTVLLVDDQALLRMGFRLVIESEPDLEVVGEASDGAVALEQVQALAPDVVVMDVRMPGMDGIEATRRIAEQHPGSRVLVLTTFDVDEYAFAALRSGASGFLVKSAGPEELVDAIRVVDAGSSVVAPRLVRRMLDLFATQLPTDPEEGPGDGLDARLQPLTPRELDVLRRIAEGASNAEIAQDLVVSLTTVKTHVGNVLAKLGLRDRVQAVIAAYEWGLVRAGENP; via the coding sequence GTGACCACCGTGCTGCTCGTGGACGACCAGGCGTTGCTGCGCATGGGGTTCCGCCTCGTCATCGAGTCCGAACCCGACCTCGAGGTCGTCGGTGAGGCGTCCGACGGCGCGGTCGCGCTCGAGCAGGTGCAGGCGCTGGCCCCCGACGTCGTCGTCATGGACGTCCGGATGCCCGGCATGGACGGGATCGAGGCCACCCGCCGCATCGCCGAGCAGCACCCCGGTTCCCGGGTGCTGGTGCTGACGACGTTCGACGTCGACGAGTACGCCTTCGCCGCCCTGCGCTCGGGTGCCAGCGGTTTCCTCGTCAAGAGCGCCGGTCCCGAGGAACTCGTCGACGCGATCCGCGTCGTGGACGCGGGGAGTTCCGTCGTCGCCCCCCGCCTGGTGCGCAGGATGCTCGACCTGTTCGCCACGCAACTGCCCACCGACCCGGAGGAGGGCCCCGGGGACGGTCTCGACGCGCGCCTGCAGCCGCTCACCCCGCGCGAGCTCGACGTCCTGCGCCGCATCGCCGAAGGGGCCTCGAACGCCGAGATCGCGCAGGACCTCGTCGTGTCCCTGACGACGGTCAAGACGCACGTGGGCAACGTGCTGGCGAAACTGGGGCTGCGGGACCGCGTGCAGGCCGTCATCGCGGCCTACGAGTGGGGGCTCGTGCGGGCCGGGGAGAACCCCTGA
- a CDS encoding GDSL-type esterase/lipase family protein, with protein MTHPLTPALFHGALEVEPTARGLRPHRLPRAVRTRDADAQLLAAQAQPAGVRLVVSTPARRLELVLHATRQALGGVQRLRGAVDVCVDGNLRSTHVLTGGDLVDVDLRTGSATTTAGPDDHVVVDDLPTGDKVVEFWLPHLEQVDVVALSADAELRAVAPSGPLWVHHGSSLSHGSNASSPTRTWPAVAARAAGVRLQNLGFGGSALVDPFLARVVRDRPTDLVSLKFGINVVGGDVMRRRTFVAAVHGFLDTVRDGHPTTPLLLVSPLHCALHEDTPGPGSVDLQALGRGELRFTATGTPGDTAGGRLTLRVVRDALREVVAARGDDPHLHHLDGLDLFGEADEREHPLPDALHLDTGGHALVGRRFTDLVFGAGGAFSRR; from the coding sequence GTGACGCACCCCCTCACCCCCGCGTTGTTCCACGGTGCCCTGGAGGTCGAGCCGACCGCCCGCGGGCTGCGTCCGCACCGGTTGCCGCGCGCGGTGCGGACGCGGGACGCCGACGCGCAGCTGCTGGCGGCGCAGGCGCAACCAGCCGGCGTCCGGCTCGTCGTGTCGACGCCTGCCCGGCGCCTCGAGCTGGTCCTGCACGCCACCCGCCAGGCCCTCGGCGGGGTGCAGCGGCTCCGCGGTGCGGTCGACGTCTGCGTCGACGGGAACCTGCGCAGCACCCACGTCCTCACCGGCGGGGACCTCGTGGACGTCGACCTGCGGACGGGGTCGGCGACGACGACGGCCGGACCCGACGACCACGTCGTCGTCGACGACCTGCCCACGGGGGACAAGGTCGTGGAGTTCTGGCTGCCCCACCTCGAACAGGTGGACGTCGTCGCCCTCTCGGCCGACGCGGAACTGCGGGCCGTGGCCCCGTCGGGTCCGCTCTGGGTCCACCACGGCAGTTCCCTCAGCCACGGCTCGAACGCGTCGAGCCCCACCCGCACCTGGCCGGCGGTCGCGGCGCGGGCGGCGGGCGTCCGGCTGCAGAACCTCGGCTTCGGCGGCAGCGCGCTCGTCGACCCGTTCCTGGCGCGCGTGGTGCGGGACCGCCCCACCGACCTCGTCAGCCTGAAGTTCGGCATCAACGTCGTGGGCGGGGACGTCATGCGGCGCAGGACGTTCGTCGCCGCCGTGCACGGGTTCCTCGACACCGTGCGCGACGGGCACCCGACGACACCGCTGCTCCTCGTCTCGCCGCTGCACTGCGCGCTGCACGAGGACACCCCGGGTCCCGGGTCCGTCGACCTCCAGGCCCTGGGGCGGGGCGAACTGCGGTTCACCGCGACGGGGACCCCCGGGGACACCGCGGGCGGACGGCTCACGCTGCGGGTCGTGCGGGACGCGCTGCGCGAGGTGGTCGCGGCCCGTGGCGACGACCCCCACCTGCACCACCTCGACGGCCTGGACCTGTTCGGCGAGGCCGACGAGCGCGAGCACCCCTTGCCCGACGCGCTGCACCTGGACACCGGGGGGCACGCCCTCGTCGGCCGCCGGTTCACCGACCTCGTGTTCGGCGCCGGTGGTGCGTTCTCCCGTCGCTGA
- a CDS encoding MFS transporter → MYSLLLAIVYVAFISLGLPDSLLGAGWPVMHQDLGVSLGLAGVLTMIIAGGTIVSSLASDRLTRRWGAGLVTAVSVGTTAVALLGFSFSPSFWVLCLWAVPYGLGAGAVDAALNNYVALHYAARHMNWLHSFWGVGASISPFIMSYALSAGWGWSSAYRIVGVTQVVLTALLVASLPLWGKVHRVAPTGEHEETSGQRAAHVPLARVVRIPGVLLVLTAFFAYCALESTSILWAATYLVSDRGVDATAAAAFASLFLLGITGGRFLAGFFADRVGDRFLIRGGFAAVGVGVVLIALPVGTDALALAGLVVAGLGCAPVYPAIIHSTPVNFGRENSQAVVGVQMAAAYTGSTLAPPAFGALSTWLGTGVLPVFLGVLVVLGLVMSERLNRLVDRR, encoded by the coding sequence GTGTACTCGCTCCTCCTGGCGATCGTCTACGTCGCCTTCATCAGCCTGGGTCTGCCCGATTCCCTGCTGGGCGCGGGATGGCCCGTGATGCACCAGGACCTCGGGGTCTCCCTGGGTCTCGCAGGCGTTCTGACGATGATCATCGCGGGCGGGACGATCGTGTCCAGCCTCGCCTCGGACCGCCTCACGCGCCGCTGGGGCGCCGGCCTCGTCACGGCCGTCAGCGTCGGGACGACCGCGGTCGCCCTCCTCGGTTTCTCGTTCTCCCCGTCGTTCTGGGTGCTGTGCCTGTGGGCCGTGCCGTACGGCCTGGGCGCGGGCGCGGTCGACGCCGCGCTGAACAACTACGTCGCGCTGCACTACGCCGCCCGGCACATGAACTGGCTGCACAGCTTCTGGGGCGTCGGCGCCTCCATCAGCCCGTTCATCATGAGCTACGCGCTCAGCGCCGGGTGGGGCTGGTCGAGCGCGTACCGGATCGTCGGCGTCACGCAGGTCGTCCTCACGGCACTGCTGGTGGCGAGCCTGCCGCTGTGGGGCAAGGTCCACCGCGTCGCCCCCACCGGAGAGCACGAGGAGACGTCCGGTCAGCGCGCAGCGCACGTCCCCCTGGCCCGGGTGGTCCGCATCCCCGGCGTGCTCCTCGTCCTCACCGCGTTCTTCGCGTACTGCGCGCTGGAGAGCACGTCGATCCTGTGGGCGGCGACCTACCTGGTGAGCGACCGGGGGGTCGACGCGACCGCAGCCGCGGCCTTCGCCTCGCTCTTCCTGCTGGGCATCACCGGCGGGAGGTTCCTGGCGGGTTTCTTCGCCGACCGGGTGGGGGACCGGTTCCTCATCCGCGGTGGGTTCGCGGCCGTCGGCGTCGGGGTGGTGCTCATCGCGCTGCCCGTCGGGACCGACGCGCTGGCCCTGGCGGGTCTCGTCGTGGCGGGGCTGGGGTGCGCCCCGGTGTACCCGGCCATCATCCACTCGACACCGGTGAACTTCGGCCGGGAGAACTCCCAGGCGGTCGTCGGCGTCCAGATGGCGGCGGCCTACACGGGTTCGACTCTCGCGCCCCCGGCGTTCGGGGCGCTCTCGACGTGGCTGGGCACCGGGGTGCTGCCGGTGTTCCTCGGGGTGCTGGTCGTGCTGGGGCTGGTCATGTCCGAGCGTCTGAACCGCCTCGTCGACCGCCGGTGA
- a CDS encoding TetR/AcrR family transcriptional regulator has translation MSRPPLTAAAVVQRAAELADADGLGAVTLAAVARSLGVRTPSLYSHVRDLAALRDGITVLALDGLADRVADALVGRSGGDALEGFAGAHRAFALEHPGRWEALHRRAGPAAVQAPAAGRVVRLTEAVLLGYRVPAPDRVHATRVLGAALSGFLDLERLGSFDHSSPAAEESWRELLRSLHLVLSRWSSRDPFPPQEFP, from the coding sequence GTGTCCCGTCCCCCGCTGACCGCCGCCGCGGTCGTCCAGCGCGCCGCGGAGCTCGCCGACGCCGACGGTCTCGGTGCCGTGACGCTCGCGGCCGTCGCCCGCTCCCTGGGGGTGCGGACACCGAGCCTCTACAGCCACGTCCGCGACCTGGCCGCGCTGCGCGACGGGATCACCGTCCTCGCCCTCGACGGCCTGGCCGACCGCGTCGCCGACGCGCTGGTGGGACGCTCGGGCGGGGACGCGCTGGAGGGTTTCGCCGGCGCCCACCGCGCCTTCGCGCTGGAGCACCCGGGCCGGTGGGAGGCACTGCACCGCAGGGCGGGTCCGGCCGCCGTGCAGGCGCCGGCGGCCGGCCGCGTCGTGCGCCTCACCGAGGCCGTGCTGCTGGGGTACCGCGTCCCGGCGCCGGACCGGGTGCACGCCACCCGCGTCCTCGGCGCCGCCCTCAGCGGTTTCCTCGACCTCGAACGCCTCGGCAGCTTCGACCACAGCTCGCCGGCCGCGGAGGAGTCCTGGCGCGAACTGCTGCGTTCGCTGCACCTCGTCCTGTCGCGCTGGTCCTCCCGCGACCCGTTCCCCCCGCAGGAGTTCCCGTGA
- a CDS encoding ABC transporter ATP-binding protein codes for MITAEALTKRYGTTTAVDGLSFTADPGTVTGFLGPNGAGKSTTMRMVLGLERPTAGTVLVDGQRYADLEAPLRTIGAMLDARSVHPGRTAFRHLLALARTHGIPRSRVDEVIGLTGLESVAGRRVKGYSLGMGQRLGIAAALLGDPATVMFDEPVNGLDPDGVLWIRSLVRDLAAEGRTVFLSSHLMHELALCADRVVVIGRGRLLADATVAELLERSRGAGLVRVRTTAPDALAQALVRAGAVVTGRPDGALHVRGTSVEEVGAVAGRVGATVLELAAEAGSLEAAYLELTSGSVEYQAGAR; via the coding sequence ATGATCACGGCGGAGGCGCTGACGAAGCGCTACGGGACGACGACGGCGGTGGACGGGTTGTCGTTCACGGCCGACCCGGGGACGGTCACGGGTTTCCTGGGCCCGAACGGTGCGGGGAAGTCCACGACGATGCGGATGGTCCTGGGCCTGGAACGCCCGACCGCCGGCACCGTCCTCGTCGACGGGCAGCGGTACGCGGACCTGGAGGCCCCGCTGCGCACGATCGGGGCGATGCTCGACGCCCGGTCGGTGCACCCGGGCCGGACCGCGTTCCGCCACCTGCTTGCGCTGGCCCGCACGCACGGCATCCCCCGGTCCCGGGTGGACGAGGTCATCGGGCTCACCGGGCTGGAATCCGTCGCGGGGCGCAGGGTGAAGGGTTACTCGCTCGGCATGGGCCAGCGGCTCGGGATCGCCGCGGCGCTGCTGGGCGACCCGGCGACCGTGATGTTCGACGAGCCGGTCAACGGCCTCGACCCCGACGGCGTGCTGTGGATCCGCTCGCTCGTGCGGGACCTGGCGGCCGAGGGCCGGACGGTGTTCCTGTCCTCCCACCTGATGCACGAACTCGCGCTGTGCGCGGACCGGGTCGTGGTCATCGGTCGCGGGCGGCTGCTCGCCGACGCCACGGTGGCCGAACTCCTGGAACGTTCCCGCGGGGCCGGTCTGGTGCGTGTCCGGACCACGGCACCGGACGCGCTGGCCCAGGCGCTGGTGCGGGCCGGGGCCGTCGTCACGGGCCGGCCCGACGGCGCGCTGCACGTGCGGGGAACCTCGGTCGAGGAGGTCGGCGCGGTCGCGGGCCGGGTCGGGGCGACGGTCCTCGAACTCGCCGCCGAGGCCGGTTCGCTGGAAGCGGCGTACCTGGAGCTCACCAGCGGTTCCGTCGAGTACCAGGCCGGTGCCCGGTGA